The nucleotide sequence CCTAAACTATCAAGACCACGATCAGCGGGACATTATTTCGTTATTGTACGGCTTGGCAACTGGAAAGCGAGTTGAGTTAAATGAGTTCTACGCAATTTGAGATTAGCGAAACACTAGGCAAGCTGCACGAGATCGCACCAGCAGGGTACGCATTGGGCTTTCATGTGGAATATACCACCCCTAAATTCGTCTTTCAGACGTACCCAAAGGCTTGGCTAGACTACTACTCCAGCAACGGATTGATCATGAGCGACCCAATGGTCGCCTGGGGTTTTGAGTTTACCGGCAGCCAGAAATGGTCAGATTTGGAAGATCCCGCTGGCGTCATGCAGAAAGCCGCAGACTATGGCATGAAGTATGGTGTTGTGATCGCCGTCGCATCGGATGACAGCCGCAGTATTGGCGGGTTCGCCCATCCTGACCGCGAATTCACGGACGAAGAGACGGCACAGATAGAAGCGATGGTCATCAGTATCCATGACAACACCGCAGATACCGCTCAGCTTGATGAAGGCACGGTCGAACAACTTAAAAAAATGTCAGTTATGGTTACGCATCCGGGTTCCTGACGCCCTGTACTAACCAAACTTTTACGGTCAGCAGGCTATACGTGTTTCATGAATATGCACGTATCGCCTTTGTCTGAACAGCCACTGACGCGGCGCCGAAAGGCCGCCATGATTATTCAGATGTTGCTGGAGGATGGAAACACCCTCGCTCTTGGTCAGCTGCCTGAATCACTGCAACTCCAGCTCACTGACGAATTGGGCACGCTCAGGCTGGTGGACAAAGCCACTGTTTCTGCCGTCGCCGAAGAATTCACAGCCGAGTTGGAGGCTGTTGGCCTCACCGCCCCTGGTACCCGCGAGGGGGCGATCACCGCACTTGCTGACCATCTCAGCCCCGGCATCGCTAACAACCTGCGCAACCAGCTGGAAAGCGTACGCAATGGCGATCACTGGCCCATCGTGGTTGATCTGAGTATTGAGCGGATTCTTGCCATTATGATGGCCGAAAGCACCGCAATCTGTGCGGTTGCCCTATCAAAACTGCCGGTTTCAAAGGCGGCAGAGGTCTTGTCACGGACACCCGGGGAACGTGCGCGCCGAATCACATACGCAATGTCGCAAACCGAAAACATCCCACCTGATGCGGTCCGCCGCATAGGGGCCGCCTTGGCAAAGGAATACGGTCATCCGGCTGATGTTGCCTTTGACAAAGCACCGGTGCAGCGTTTGGGAGCTATCCTTAACTCCACAGTCACCGACACACGTGAAGACGTTCTTGATGGCCTGAGCCAAGAGGACGCTGATTTTGCCACAAATGTCCGCAAGGCGATTTTCACCTACAAAGATATCGCCCCACGCGTCAAACCCACCGACATCCCCAATGCAATCCGCAATGTGGATAGCGATGTGTTGATCACAGCGATCGCAGCCGGGTTGAAAGGCGACGATACGCTGGTGGCATCGACAGAGTTCATCCTCGGAAGCATATCTCAGCGTATGGCAACGCAGTTACGCGAAGACGCCGAAGAACGTGGCCATGTTAAAAAAGCCGATGCAGAAAAGGCGATGTCAGCGATCACCACGGCCATCCGCGAAATGGTTGATTCTGGCGTCATTACCCTGATTGACCCGGACGAGGTGGACGAGGACGACAGCGACCAGGGCGAATAGTGATTCACGTTCCCAAAGGAATGGTTTACACTTTGGCCCATGACTGAAGACACCGCATTCGATGGACGCCGCTGGCATGATATGGGGGGCAGCGCCGCTGGCCCGGTGCCCACTGACCAGCATGATTTTTCACTTTGGGAGAAGCGTGTTGATGCGCTGATGATTATCACCTCTGGAAAAGGGCACTTCACCGTCGATGGCCTGCGCCGTGTACTCGAAGATATGGGTGAAGAGGCTTTTGAGACGATGACTTACTATGAGCGTTGGATCGCATCGGTGAACCAGAACCTGATTGAAGCTGGGGTTTACACCACCGCCGAGCTTGCGAAACGCATGACCGACGTGGCCGCACGTGGCGCCACTTATGGCGAGGCGGCAAGTGAGTGAGCGCCAGTATATGCGGGTTCGGGCAGACATGCCGCCGGGCCATGTACGTACACCGAACTACCTGCGCGGCAAGGTCGGTTGGGTCGAGCGGACCCTTGGTCCCTTCCCCAACCCGGAACAACTCGCCTATGGCAACAAGGCCGATCCGCTCCCGCTGATGCGGGTTCGGTTTTCCATGGCAGAAGTCTGGGGTGACACATCTCAGACCTCTAACGACACGATCGATGCAGAAATTTATAGCCACTGGCTCGAACCGGCAGAGGCCCCACATGCCACATGATCATCACGACCATTTATCACCCTCGGGTCACCCCTACCGACCAGATGACGATCACCCGCTGACCTATTGGCAACAAATGGAAATCGCCGTTCGCGAGTTGCTGATCGAAAAAGGTGTAACAACGGCACAGGAGATTGCAGCACAGATCGACGCGATGGATGCGCGTAGCCCGGCAAACGGCGCGGCTGTCGTGGCGCGCGCCTGGACCGACCCAGTGTTCCGCGATGCTTTGCGCGCGGACGCCAGTGCTGCCACCCGCGAGATGGGTTTTGACATCGGGCCAATGCGCCTGATCGCGCTGGAAAACACTGACACAGAACACAATGTCGTCGTCTGCACCCTATGTTCTTGCTATCCCCGCAACCTTCTGGGCTTGCCCCCCGATTGGTACAAATCCCGGGCCTATAGATCCCGCACCGTCAAAGAACCACGCAAAGTGCTTGCTGAGTTCGGCGTCACGCTACCCGAAACCACCACGGTGCGCGTCCATGACAGCACCGCTGATATGCGGTATGTCGTGATCCCTGCACGGCCCGCCGATACCGAAGGTTGGAGCGCTGATGACCTGGCCAAGCTGGTTACCCGCGACAGCATGATCGGCACCGGCTTGCCCAAATCGCCAGACGCTGCGTGACAGCAGAAACGGCCCCCTCAGGAACCAGAGCCGATTGGCTGGCGGACCGTGCGTTGCGCGGGCTCATCAACACATTGATGCGTTTGCCATATGAAAAGCGTGTCGTCATGATGGGCAGCGCACTGCGCCGCGCGATTGGCCCGCTGACTGGTTATCGCAAACGGGCCGAGGAAAACCTTGCCCTCATCTATCCCGATATGGGCATGATTGATCGCTAAAGCAACTGGCCGGGCAATGCTGCGACAATTTCGGGCGCACCATCATCGAAAACTATTCCTGGAAAGAGTTTGGCCAGCGGCTGGACCAGACCCAAGCAACGGGCGATGGGCTTGATGCCCTCGCCGAGGTCACCAAAGCAGAAAGACCCGTCATCTTTGTCACCGCCCATTTTGGCAATCACGAGGCCCCGCGCCATGTTTTGACGAGAATGGGCCATACCATCGGCGGGCTCTACCGTCCGATGCAAAACGCATATTTCAACGATCACTACGCCAAGACCATGACATCCTGGGGTGGACCTGTCTTTGCACAGGGGCGCCGCGGCACCATGGGCTTTGTCAGACATCTGCGCGGGGGGGGACTGGGTACGCTGCTATACGATGTGTCTGCACCCGGCGCGCGATTGCCATTTCTGGGGCATCCGGCGCGCACTTCATTATCGGCCGCAGAGATCGCCCTGAAAATTGACGCGCTTGTCATCCCCTATTTCGGGATCAGACAGGCAGACGGGCTGTCATTTCAGATCGAGGTCGAAAGCCCAATCGCACCCGCAACGCCGGAACAGATGCTCCTAGAGATGAATGCCCGGCTGGAAGCGCAGATCGCCCGTAACCCCGCGCAATGGTTCTGGGTGCATCGTCGCTGGAAATAGCTTTCAGCGCAATTCAGCGGCGCCGACAATCGGCCCGTTTGTCGCCTGTTGCACAATGATAACAACAGGGCTGTCACCTGGAGCATCAGCCTCGAGCGCGAGAGCTGTTCGCCCGTCCCAGCGCCCGATCACATCCCAGGATGTAACGATATTGGCATAAGTCAGATTACGGCCCGCATTTTCCCCACGACGGATCGCAACAGTCTCTTCCGGCGTATAACGGACCAGTTGCACAACATAGTCACCGCCGCGGCCCGCTGCGGCACTGACAAAGACATTGCTACCCCGCCGGGTCAGTTCCACATCGACCGGGTTTCCTTGACGACTATGCGCCTGTACAACATCCATCACCTGCATTGGGCGCGACCCAATCACATGATCAACTCCGCCAATCACCATCTGTGGGGTGTAGACCGTGGTTGCATTTGCCGCCCGTGCATAGGCATGCTGACGCTGTGTATACTCGGCACTGGCAAAGCTGTCTTTCCAGCCGATGTAGTCCCAATAATCAACGTGCAGCGCCAGAGCGATGACATCATCGCGTTTGGCAAGATCATGCAGCATCGCATCCGCAGGCGGGCAAGACGAGCATCCCTGCGACGTATAAAGCTCGATCACCACAGGTCCGTTCTCGGCTGTGGCATATGTTGCATTGAACAAGCCAACAAAGGACAAAAGTGCTAAGATGGAACGCATGAGCAGACCCCGGGAGTTTGTATTTGTCCACCCGGTGTAGTCAGCTTCGGCTGAAATAACCAATCAACCAATTGCGAGTGAGGCGTTAGCAATGTTTCAGTTGCAAACGCTGTTGATTTTAATTGTGTGCAATAGTATACAAATGGTGAAAGCGCCGCATTGTATGACGACCATGCACGGTGCATTACCTACACCACAGCCTTGCTCACGCATAAGCCATGAAAGGGAGCGCCATGACGATTACAGTCGGCAAAGACACCTCAAAAACCCGCAAGACCCTGACAGTCGGCGACAAGTCGGTTGCTTTCTATTCGATCCCGGCTGCACAAGATGCGGGTCTGGGCGATTTTTCCAAACTACCCGCGGCGCTAAAGGTGGTACTTGAAAACCTGCTGCGCTTTGAAGACGACGGGTTTTCAGTGTCCGTGGACGACATCAAGGCATTCTCGGCATGGGCGGACAACGGCGGCAAGAACCCCCGCGAAATCGCCTACCGCCCTGCCCGCGTGCTGATGCAAGACTTCACCGGCGTCCCTGCCGTGGTCGATCTTGCCGCGATGCGCGATGGCATTGTCGCCCTTGGTGGTGATGCCCAGCAGATCAACCCGCTGAACCCTGTTGATCTGGTCATCGACCACTCTGTCATGATTGATGAGTTCGGCAACCCTCGTGCGTTCCAGATGAACGTGGACCGGGAATATGAACGCAACATGGAGCGGTACACCTTCCTTAAATGGGGCCAATCTGCCTTCAACAACTTCCGTGTTGTCCCTCCCGGCACAGGCATCTGCCATCAGGTGAACCTTGAATACCTTGCCCAAACCGTCTGGACAGACAAGGACCAGAATGGGGAAGAGGTTGCTTACCCTGACACGCTTGTCGGCACAGACAGCCACACGACGATGGTCAATGGCCTGGCCGTTCTGGGTTGGGGCGTCGGCGGGATTGAAGCCGAAGCCGCGATGCTCGGCCAGCCTGTATCGATGCTGATCCCCGAAGTTGTCGGGTTTGAGCTGACCGGCGAAATGATGGAAGGCACGACGGGTACCGACCTTGTGCTGAAAGTTGTTGAAATGCTGCGCGAACTCGGCGTCGTCGGGAAATTCGTTGAATTCTACGGCTCAGGTTTGGATGTCCTGCCACTGGCCGACCGCGCGACTATCGCCAACATGGCACCAGAATACGGCGCAACCTGCGGCTTCTTCCCCATTGACGGTGAAACCCTGCGCTATCTGCGCAATACGGGCCGCGACGAAGACCGGATCGCGCTGGTCGAGGCCTACGCCAAGGAAAACGGGTTCTGGCGTGGCGCGGATTACGCGCCAATCTACACAGATACCCTACATCTCGACATGGGCACCATCGTGCCTGCGATCTCCGGCCCCAAGCGCCCACAGGATTACGTGGCATTGACCGACGCCAAGTCCGCCTTCACCAAGGAAATGGCAGAGATGTTCAAGCGGCCGATGGGCAAAGAAGTCGCGGTCGCTGGCGAAGACTACACCATGGAAAGCGGGAAGGTCGTGATCGCCTCGATCACCTCCTGCACCAACACATCCAACCCCTATGTCATGATCGGCGCGGGTTTGGTCGCGCGCAAAGCGGCCGCTTTGGGTCTGGACCGGAAACCTTGGGTCAAGACATCGCTCGCCCCCGGATCACAGGTTGTATCGGAGTATCTGGAGGCTGCGGGCCTGCAAGAAGACCTCGACAAAATCGGGTTCAACTTGGTCGGCTACGGCTGTACCACCTGCATCGGTAATTCTGGCCCGATCCAGAAAGAACTGTCTGACGCGATTGCCGAAGGCGATCTGGTGGCAACATCCGTGCTGTCTGGAAACCGGAACTTCGAAGGGCGAATTTCGCCCGACGTGCGCGCGAACTATCTGGCCTCTCCGCCGCTGGTCGTGGCCTATGCGCTTGCGGGCACAATGGACATTGACCTCGCAAACGACCCGCTTGGCCAAGATCAGGACGGCAATGATGTGTTCTTGAAAGATATCTGGCCGACCTCAGCCGAGATTAACGCGCTGGTCGAAAAAACCGTGACGCGCGAGGCGTTTATCAGCAAATACGCTGACGTCTTCAAAGGCGACGAAAAGTGGCAATCGGTTGAAACAACCGACTCACTGACCTACGACTGGCCCTCGACATCGACATATGTCCAGAACCCACCCTATTTCCAAGGCATGTCCAAGGATGCGGGCACGATCCAAAACGTCGAAAGCGCCAAAGTACTCGCGATGCTTGGCGACATGGTTACAACCGACCACATCAGCCCCGCCGGGTCGTTCAAAGACACCACGCCGGTCTACCAGTACCTGCTGGAACGTCAGGTGCCTGTGCGCGAATTCAACTCCTACGGGTCACGCCGCGGCAACCACGAGGTCATGATGCGCGGGACCTTCGCCAACATCCGCATCAAGAACGAAATGCTGGATGGTGTCGAAGGTGGCTACACCACAGGACCCGACGGCGCGCAAACCTCAATCTTTGATGCTGCGATGGCGCATCAGGAAAACGGCACACCATTGGTTATCTTCGCAGGCGAACAATACGGTGCCGGATCCTCGCGCGACTGGGCGGCCAAGGGCACGTCCTTGCTGGGCGTCAAGGCCGTGATCGCCGAAAGCTTTGAGCGTATCCACCGCTCGAACCTCGTTGGTATGGGCGTTGTGCCGTTTGAGTTCACCGGTGGTGATAGCCGCACATCACTGGGTCTGACGGGTGAAGAAACGGTGACCATCGAAGGTCTGGATAGCGTGAAGCCCCTGCAGGACATGACGGCCAAGATCACGATGGGCGACGGAACAGTGAAAGAGATCACCGTGAAATGCCGCATCGATACAGCCGTTGAGATCGAATACATCGAGAACGGTGGTGTTTTGCACTACGTGCTGCGGAATTTGGCGAAGGCTGCTTAAGCGCTGATCAATGAGAATAACAAAGCCCAGTCATCGGACTGGGCTTTTTCGTTTCGTAGGTCGGGGTTAACCCCGAAAACTCACTCCACCGCCTTGGCCAACTCCGGCAAAAACCGCTGCTCATAGTCTGACCCCACCAGCGGCCCAACGAACCGGTAGAGCACCGTCCCGTCCCCATCCACGATGAAGGTCTCCGGCGGTGCGGTCACCCCCCAGTCAATCGCCGTCCGCCCCCGCAAGTCAAAGGCCGTCGCGAAGAACGGATCATCATAGTTGGTCAGGTATTCGGCGGCCATCGACTGTTGATCGCGAAAGTTGATGCCAGCAACGCGGTAGCCTTGCGCTTCCAAGTCCAACAGGTTCGGATGCTCGGCACGGCACGGCGGGCACCAGCTGGCCCAAAAATTCACCAATGTGATATCGCCCGTGCGCAGATCTGCGTCCGTTAGCTGTACCGTTCCCTGCACCGCTTCTGTCGGAATCGCGGGTGCCTGATTGCCCACAAAGGTGGATGGCAGTTCGTCGGGGTTATCCCGTAACATCCCGGCCAGCGCCAAACCTGCAAAGGCCGCAAAGATGACCGGCGGCATGATCATCAGGGGCGAGACTTTAGCCATTCTTCTCAACCTCCGCCAAGGCGGCACGTACCTTTGCGTAACGTCGCCAGCTCAGCCAGACGAGCGCCGCCAGTAACACAATGCTGACCGCGTAGGCCGACAAGACCTCCATTCTATAGTCACCCAAATCAGGCACGGCGCGCCCTCGCTTCCAAGGCGCGGATACGGCGTGCGCGGATTTCGGTGCGGGTGCGCAACAGCACCAAGGCGATAAACAACAGTACAAACCCCGCGATACAGACTAAAAGCGGAAACCAGAACACATCCGAGATATTCTCTTCCTTATCCAGCGACAGCGTCGCCCCTTGGTGCAGCCCCTGGTTCCAGAACAGCACCGCATAGCGTGACAGGATCGCAAAGACTGACCCCACCAGACACAGAACAGACGTTAGGTCTGCGGCTGTGTCAGGGTCCTCAATGGCCTCCCACAGGGCGATGTAGCCAAGGTAAAATAGAAACAGGATCAGGAAAGACGTCAGACGCGGATCCCACGCCCAATAGGTTCCCCACATGGGCTGGCCCCAGATACCGCCGGTAAAAAGCGCAATGAGCGTAAAGACAACGCCGACAGGCGCGGCCGCGCGCGCCGCCAAGGCAGAAACGTGGTGCCGCCGTACCACCCAGATCAGCGAGGCGACCAGCATCATGATCCACGCGTTGATCGCCATCAATGCCGATGGCACATGCAGATAGATAATCTTGACCGTCGACCCCTGACGGAAATCATCAGGCGTAAAGAAGAAGCCCCATACCAGACCAACCACCAGGCAAACCCCAGCCAGCGCAAACGTCCAAGGCAGGACCGGTCTGGTCCAGCTCATGAACAGCTTTGGATTGGCATATTCCCACATCGACATGGCGGTTATCTATCCTTCATCCCTAGCGCCCTCAATCCCCGATCACCGCAGATTGATGCGTAAGACAGCCGCAGTCGCGAACGGCAAGAGCGCGAATGACCCTGCCGTGATCCCCGCCATCAGCATCAATGCGCCCGTCGGGTCCAACCCATCAGCACCCCGTCGGACGGCCTCAGCCCCGAAGATTAGGGTGGGGACATAGAGCGGCAGGACCAGCAGCGACAACAAGAGCCCGCCGCGCCGCAGGCCAATCGTAAGCGCCGCACCGAAGGTGCCGATCATCGACAGCGCAGGTGTTCCGATCAAAAGAGAAACAAACAGATAGGCGTAGGCCTCGGGCGCAAGGCTCAGCAAGAACCCCAAAGCAGGTGCTGCCAGTGTCAGCGGCAGCCCGGTCGTGATCCAATGTGCCAGCGCCTTGACCATCGCGGCCCCTTCCAAAGGCAAAGGCGATGTCGCCAAGAGCGCGAGCGAGCCATCCTCATAATCCAGCGCGAAAATCCGGTCGAGTGACAGCAGTGCCGCCAAAAGCGAGGCCACCCAGAGTATCCCAGGCGCAATGCGCGACAGCAGTTCCGTTTCTGGCCCCACACCAAAAGGCACCAGCACAACGACGATCAGAAAAAACGCCAAACCCAGCCCAAAACCGCCCCCTGCCCGAATGGCCAAACGCAAATCACGCAGTAACAGCGCAATCACAAGAACGCCTCGTCTGATCCGCCACCTGTGTCATCGGCCGCTTTAAAAGGGGTCAGGTCCAGTTCCGGCGCGTCCAACCCCAGATCAATATGTGTGGCGATCACTGCGACTCCGCCTGCCGCCAAATGCGTATTCTGCAGCCAATCGGCAAAGAGCCTGACCGAAAAACCATCCAGCGACACGGTCGGCTCATCCAAAAATAAGACCTTGCGCCCGATCACGCCCAGCCGCGCCAGACCAAGACGGCGCTTTTGCCCGGCTGAGAGCGCACCGCCGAGGCGATCACGCAAATCGGCCAAATCGAAGGTTTCAAGAATATCGTCAGGCAAAGGCGCACCATGCACATCAGCCCAGAACTTCAGGTTTTCGGTGACCGTCAGTGCCGTCTTTATGCCATCAGCGTGGCTGGCATAGGCCCCCTCATCCTCAGGAAAAGTGACCTCCCCCGAAATGACGGGCTGCAACCCCGCCAAACTGCGCAACAACGTCGTTTTGCCGATCCCATTTGGGCCCCGCAGGATCAATACAGTCCCTGCTTCAACCGCAAAGCTGACATCCGTCAGCACCGGCACACCGCCGCGCGCGCAGGTCAGGTTTTGAACGGTCAGCATTAGACGGGCAACAGGGCCACAGCCACGCGCCGCCCCTCTGACAACAAAACGTTGTAGGTACGACAGGCAGCGGGCGAGGCCATCGTCTCAACACCGATCCCGGCCTCTTCCAGCGTTGTGCGGAAATCTTTGGGGGGATGCGCAATCTCGGCCCCGGTACCGACGAACAGCACGTCGATGTCCGAGATGTGTTCCAACACAGCCGCGGTATCTTCAAAGCCGCCCCAGACGCTGACACCGGTAGGCAGCACCAGCACCGCTCCATCGTGTTTCTGGCCGCCCACCCGGAAAAAACCGGGGCCGTAGCCGTCAATCGGCACCGCGTCGTTATAGCTGATCTCGTTCAGGCGCATGATGCCCCCTTCAGGTGTCGATATGACCGTATTTGGTGCCTGCACTTGGGTCTTTCTTCGACCAGTCGCGCTTAACCCCCAGCACCAGCAGAATAGCAGAGGCCACAAAGATCGACGAATAGGTCCCAATCAGCACGCCCCACATCATTGCGAAGACAAAGCCCCGGATCACGTCACCGCCAAGGGTGAACAGCGCCAGAAGCGCCAGCATGGTCGTCACCGAGGTCATCAAGGTCCGGCTGAGCGTTTCGTTGATCGAGATGTTGAGGACGTCTTTCAGGTCTTTCTTCTTATACTTGCGCAGGTTTTCCCGCACGCGGTCAAACACGATCACCGTATCGTTGATCGAATAACCCACAATGGTCAGCAAGGCCGCGATGATCGCGAGGTCA is from Yoonia sp. GPGPB17 and encodes:
- a CDS encoding autoinducer binding domain-containing protein — protein: MSSTQFEISETLGKLHEIAPAGYALGFHVEYTTPKFVFQTYPKAWLDYYSSNGLIMSDPMVAWGFEFTGSQKWSDLEDPAGVMQKAADYGMKYGVVIAVASDDSRSIGGFAHPDREFTDEETAQIEAMVISIHDNTADTAQLDEGTVEQLKKMSVMVTHPGS
- a CDS encoding FliG C-terminal domain-containing protein, giving the protein MNMHVSPLSEQPLTRRRKAAMIIQMLLEDGNTLALGQLPESLQLQLTDELGTLRLVDKATVSAVAEEFTAELEAVGLTAPGTREGAITALADHLSPGIANNLRNQLESVRNGDHWPIVVDLSIERILAIMMAESTAICAVALSKLPVSKAAEVLSRTPGERARRITYAMSQTENIPPDAVRRIGAALAKEYGHPADVAFDKAPVQRLGAILNSTVTDTREDVLDGLSQEDADFATNVRKAIFTYKDIAPRVKPTDIPNAIRNVDSDVLITAIAAGLKGDDTLVASTEFILGSISQRMATQLREDAEERGHVKKADAEKAMSAITTAIREMVDSGVITLIDPDEVDEDDSDQGE
- a CDS encoding ScnB-like protein gives rise to the protein MTEDTAFDGRRWHDMGGSAAGPVPTDQHDFSLWEKRVDALMIITSGKGHFTVDGLRRVLEDMGEEAFETMTYYERWIASVNQNLIEAGVYTTAELAKRMTDVAARGATYGEAASE
- a CDS encoding SH3-like domain-containing protein, with the protein product MARRQVSERQYMRVRADMPPGHVRTPNYLRGKVGWVERTLGPFPNPEQLAYGNKADPLPLMRVRFSMAEVWGDTSQTSNDTIDAEIYSHWLEPAEAPHAT
- the nthA gene encoding nitrile hydratase subunit alpha; translated protein: MPHDHHDHLSPSGHPYRPDDDHPLTYWQQMEIAVRELLIEKGVTTAQEIAAQIDAMDARSPANGAAVVARAWTDPVFRDALRADASAATREMGFDIGPMRLIALENTDTEHNVVVCTLCSCYPRNLLGLPPDWYKSRAYRSRTVKEPRKVLAEFGVTLPETTTVRVHDSTADMRYVVIPARPADTEGWSADDLAKLVTRDSMIGTGLPKSPDAA
- a CDS encoding lysophospholipid acyltransferase family protein; translation: MENYSWKEFGQRLDQTQATGDGLDALAEVTKAERPVIFVTAHFGNHEAPRHVLTRMGHTIGGLYRPMQNAYFNDHYAKTMTSWGGPVFAQGRRGTMGFVRHLRGGGLGTLLYDVSAPGARLPFLGHPARTSLSAAEIALKIDALVIPYFGIRQADGLSFQIEVESPIAPATPEQMLLEMNARLEAQIARNPAQWFWVHRRWK
- a CDS encoding DUF1223 domain-containing protein, which encodes MRSILALLSFVGLFNATYATAENGPVVIELYTSQGCSSCPPADAMLHDLAKRDDVIALALHVDYWDYIGWKDSFASAEYTQRQHAYARAANATTVYTPQMVIGGVDHVIGSRPMQVMDVVQAHSRQGNPVDVELTRRGSNVFVSAAAGRGGDYVVQLVRYTPEETVAIRRGENAGRNLTYANIVTSWDVIGRWDGRTALALEADAPGDSPVVIIVQQATNGPIVGAAELR
- the acnA gene encoding aconitate hydratase AcnA yields the protein MTITVGKDTSKTRKTLTVGDKSVAFYSIPAAQDAGLGDFSKLPAALKVVLENLLRFEDDGFSVSVDDIKAFSAWADNGGKNPREIAYRPARVLMQDFTGVPAVVDLAAMRDGIVALGGDAQQINPLNPVDLVIDHSVMIDEFGNPRAFQMNVDREYERNMERYTFLKWGQSAFNNFRVVPPGTGICHQVNLEYLAQTVWTDKDQNGEEVAYPDTLVGTDSHTTMVNGLAVLGWGVGGIEAEAAMLGQPVSMLIPEVVGFELTGEMMEGTTGTDLVLKVVEMLRELGVVGKFVEFYGSGLDVLPLADRATIANMAPEYGATCGFFPIDGETLRYLRNTGRDEDRIALVEAYAKENGFWRGADYAPIYTDTLHLDMGTIVPAISGPKRPQDYVALTDAKSAFTKEMAEMFKRPMGKEVAVAGEDYTMESGKVVIASITSCTNTSNPYVMIGAGLVARKAAALGLDRKPWVKTSLAPGSQVVSEYLEAAGLQEDLDKIGFNLVGYGCTTCIGNSGPIQKELSDAIAEGDLVATSVLSGNRNFEGRISPDVRANYLASPPLVVAYALAGTMDIDLANDPLGQDQDGNDVFLKDIWPTSAEINALVEKTVTREAFISKYADVFKGDEKWQSVETTDSLTYDWPSTSTYVQNPPYFQGMSKDAGTIQNVESAKVLAMLGDMVTTDHISPAGSFKDTTPVYQYLLERQVPVREFNSYGSRRGNHEVMMRGTFANIRIKNEMLDGVEGGYTTGPDGAQTSIFDAAMAHQENGTPLVIFAGEQYGAGSSRDWAAKGTSLLGVKAVIAESFERIHRSNLVGMGVVPFEFTGGDSRTSLGLTGEETVTIEGLDSVKPLQDMTAKITMGDGTVKEITVKCRIDTAVEIEYIENGGVLHYVLRNLAKAA
- a CDS encoding DsbE family thiol:disulfide interchange protein; its protein translation is MAKVSPLMIMPPVIFAAFAGLALAGMLRDNPDELPSTFVGNQAPAIPTEAVQGTVQLTDADLRTGDITLVNFWASWCPPCRAEHPNLLDLEAQGYRVAGINFRDQQSMAAEYLTNYDDPFFATAFDLRGRTAIDWGVTAPPETFIVDGDGTVLYRFVGPLVGSDYEQRFLPELAKAVE
- the ccmD gene encoding heme exporter protein CcmD codes for the protein MPDLGDYRMEVLSAYAVSIVLLAALVWLSWRRYAKVRAALAEVEKNG
- a CDS encoding heme ABC transporter permease, which produces MSMWEYANPKLFMSWTRPVLPWTFALAGVCLVVGLVWGFFFTPDDFRQGSTVKIIYLHVPSALMAINAWIMMLVASLIWVVRRHHVSALAARAAAPVGVVFTLIALFTGGIWGQPMWGTYWAWDPRLTSFLILFLFYLGYIALWEAIEDPDTAADLTSVLCLVGSVFAILSRYAVLFWNQGLHQGATLSLDKEENISDVFWFPLLVCIAGFVLLFIALVLLRTRTEIRARRIRALEARARRA
- the ccmB gene encoding heme exporter protein CcmB; its protein translation is MIALLLRDLRLAIRAGGGFGLGLAFFLIVVVLVPFGVGPETELLSRIAPGILWVASLLAALLSLDRIFALDYEDGSLALLATSPLPLEGAAMVKALAHWITTGLPLTLAAPALGFLLSLAPEAYAYLFVSLLIGTPALSMIGTFGAALTIGLRRGGLLLSLLVLPLYVPTLIFGAEAVRRGADGLDPTGALMLMAGITAGSFALLPFATAAVLRINLR
- the ccmA gene encoding heme ABC exporter ATP-binding protein CcmA, with protein sequence MLTVQNLTCARGGVPVLTDVSFAVEAGTVLILRGPNGIGKTTLLRSLAGLQPVISGEVTFPEDEGAYASHADGIKTALTVTENLKFWADVHGAPLPDDILETFDLADLRDRLGGALSAGQKRRLGLARLGVIGRKVLFLDEPTVSLDGFSVRLFADWLQNTHLAAGGVAVIATHIDLGLDAPELDLTPFKAADDTGGGSDEAFL
- a CDS encoding Mth938-like domain-containing protein, giving the protein MRLNEISYNDAVPIDGYGPGFFRVGGQKHDGAVLVLPTGVSVWGGFEDTAAVLEHISDIDVLFVGTGAEIAHPPKDFRTTLEEAGIGVETMASPAACRTYNVLLSEGRRVAVALLPV